In the Candidatus Binataceae bacterium genome, GATCCCAAATCGAGCGGGAATTGGGCCGCCCACTGCACCAGCTCTACGCCGAATTCAACCCCGTGCCGCTGGCGGCCGCTTCGCTGGCCCAGGTCCATCGCGCGCGCCTGAGCGACGGCCGGGAATGCGCGGTGAAGGTGCAGTATCCCGGGATCGAGGCGCGGGTGCACGCCGATCTACATAACCTGGTGATGGTGCTGGGTTGGCTGGCGTGGCTGGAACCTAACTTCGACTTCCGCGCCATCATACGCGAGATGCTGCGTTATGTGCCCCTGGAACTCGATTTTATCCATGAAGGACAGAACTGCGATCGGGTACGGGCCAATTTCAGTCAGCGCAGCGACGTCCTGGTGCCCGAGATTTATTGGGAACTGACCACGCGCCGAATCCTGACCATGGAATTCATGGAGGGAACCAAAATCACCGACAGCGAGGAGCTGGCACGCGCGGGCATCGACCGGCCGGCCGTGGCCCAGAAGCTCACCGAGGTTTTCTGTGAGCAGATCCTCACCCACGGTTTTTTCCACGGCGACCCCCATCCTGGCAATCTGCTGGTGCGGCCAGGTCCCACCCTGGTGCTGCTGGATTTCGGTCTGGCCAAGGATTTTTCTCCCACCTTCCGCCAAGGTGTGGTACGGCTGACCCTGGCGATCTTAAGTGCGGACAAGGAAGCGATCATTCAGACCTTCGCTAGCCTGGGCTTCAAAACTCGCAATGGTTCACTGGATCAGATGGCGACGCTGACCGACCTGATGATCGGCAACGCGATCAAGCGCCAGAAGTCTTACGCCGATCCCGCGATGGTCGAGGAATTGTCAGAGGGGCTGCCACGCATCCTGCGCGCCAATCCGCTGATCGAGATCCCGGCCGATATCCTGCTCATCTTCCGCGTGATCGGATTGCTATCAGGGCTGGGCAAGAGCCTGGATTCGCAAGTCAACTTGATGCAAACCATGATGCCTTACGCGCAGGGTTTGTTCGTTCCGGCTGCCCCCTCGCCGACAGCCGGTTAAGCATCAAATGGCGAAGCGGAAGGCCTCCTGATGGCGCACCACGCGGCCAGCCGAGGGGGTCAGGAAATGGCTGCCAAAAAGCAGCGTGCCACCCTCGGCGCACTCGCGCAGAAAATCTCGGCGGGTGCGCACGCCCTGCTCGGCGTCGGTGTCGAACTTGCACTTCCACTCGGGATGGGCGCACTGAATCGGATGATGCAGCAGGTCGCCAG is a window encoding:
- a CDS encoding AarF/UbiB family protein gives rise to the protein MSKSDSVRLGIYERWWRLGLLVFLALRIYLQYKTLQLWGRHVSDRNLTARFRRLDLRAARALYKTAVKLEGLLIKTCQFIGTRADVLPAEWVNTLAGLHDRVPPRPFSVIRSQIERELGRPLHQLYAEFNPVPLAAASLAQVHRARLSDGRECAVKVQYPGIEARVHADLHNLVMVLGWLAWLEPNFDFRAIIREMLRYVPLELDFIHEGQNCDRVRANFSQRSDVLVPEIYWELTTRRILTMEFMEGTKITDSEELARAGIDRPAVAQKLTEVFCEQILTHGFFHGDPHPGNLLVRPGPTLVLLDFGLAKDFSPTFRQGVVRLTLAILSADKEAIIQTFASLGFKTRNGSLDQMATLTDLMIGNAIKRQKSYADPAMVEELSEGLPRILRANPLIEIPADILLIFRVIGLLSGLGKSLDSQVNLMQTMMPYAQGLFVPAAPSPTAG